The Nitrososphaerales archaeon genome contains the following window.
TGGTTTTGTAGGTTCGACGATCGATAGTATCTTAGGTGCCACGGTTCAAGGGCTTTATAGATGTCAAGTATGTGGATCTTTGACGGAGAGTATTCAACATCATGATAATCCTACACTCCTCATCAAAGGCTTTCATCACATAAACAATCATGTAGTGAATTTCATCGCCACTTTAGCCGGAGCATTATTATCCATCACCTTATTCTTCTTGATATAGCAGTCTATTCACAGTTTAATCATACTTATAGATGATCTGTCTTATAGTATCTTTAAGATTCGCTATACTTACTCTGAATTGTTTCATAGAATCTCTATCCCTAATGGTAACTGTATCATCCTTTAACGTTTGATAATCTACTGTTACATTAATAGGTGTACCAATTTCATCCATTCTTCTATACCTTCTCCCTATCGAACCCGAATCGTCGTAGAATGTATCAAAATCGCTCTTTATCATTCTGTATATAGACTTTGCCTTTTCAGGGAGCGAGTCACGATTTACCAAGGGGAAGACGCTCACCTGAATCGGTGCGAGGTAGGGCTTTAAGCTCAACAGAAGGCGCTCACCATCCTTTTTTAAATTATGCTCCAATATGCAGTAGATACTCCTATCAACACCCATGGAAAGCTCGAAGACATGGGGGATGATCTTCTCACCATCATCCATAACTCTCATATCCTTACCACTAATCTTACTATGCCCTTTCAAATCATAATCTGTGCGATAATTACATGCGACGAGCTCGATCCATCCTAGGCTGGTATTGACTTCGAAATCGTACGCTACTTCTGCATAAAAGGCCCTTTCATCTTCGGAGAGTGCTCTGAACCTGCTCCTTTCCATATCTATTCCCGTCTTATCGTAAAACTGCTGAATAAGTGCAAGGTAGTATGTTATCAACTTATTGGGTGTGAGATTATCTTTAAGAGCCTCTTGGCACGTGATCTTCTTCACTTCGCCATCTTTGAACAGTCTTAATTGGTAATCCCTAACTTCATCGAACTTTTCGAAATCATCTGCCTTCTTCGGATTGAAGAATACTTCGATCTCGGCCTGATAAAACTCTCTCA
Protein-coding sequences here:
- the glyS gene encoding glycine--tRNA ligase; this encodes MNYEEVLRLSLERGFFMPSCEIYSDAPAGFWDYGPLGVNLRNRFIELWRRELVRRDGMIEIDGAQIMPKSVFVASGHLESFADPIVSCKKCNTILRVDRFIAEKVGKIIPERLVDEEFDKLIDQYGLRCPNCNGEFSKTRRFNMMFKLGIGPAEDEAYLRPETCQTIFTDFPRLFRVMRGKLPLGFAQFGKSFRNEISPRQSLIRLREFYQAEIEVFFNPKKADDFEKFDEVRDYQLRLFKDGEVKKITCQEALKDNLTPNKLITYYLALIQQFYDKTGIDMERSRFRALSEDERAFYAEVAYDFEVNTSLGWIELVACNYRTDYDLKGHSKISGKDMRVMDDGEKIIPHVFELSMGVDRSIYCILEHNLKKDGERLLLSLKPYLAPIQVSVFPLVNRDSLPEKAKSIYRMIKSDFDTFYDDSGSIGRRYRRMDEIGTPINVTVDYQTLKDDTVTIRDRDSMKQFRVSIANLKDTIRQIIYKYD